Genomic segment of Neofelis nebulosa isolate mNeoNeb1 chromosome 17, mNeoNeb1.pri, whole genome shotgun sequence:
ggatatttctcttcatttctggtCTGTCATGGCCACCTCATTGTATTTTCCAGTTCtgttaaggttttaaaaatatagagacaTGTGTGTCTTTACTGTCCTCTCTGAAGCTGTGAAGTGGGATGGAGAGGGGCTGTGGCCTGAGCTCAGGCTGATGCTGTTTTTCCATATATCGCCCAGCACCTGGTGGTGCTTAGTGCATAGTAGGCCTCCAGTGAGTGCGTATGAGGAACAGGTATGGAATATTTAAAGAAAgcagaaatgcttatttttgtatttttctaatgttcattgatttttgagagagagagagagagagtgtgagcggaggaggggcagagagagacggagacacaggacctgaaggaggctccaggctgtgtgctgccagcacagagcctgacgcggggcttgaactcatcgagccacaagatcatgacctgagccgaagtcagatgctcaaccgactgagccacccaggcgcccccagaaatatttattatacttcTGAAGTATCTGCAattggaagtttttatttatgtgagTTAGAAAACTTCCCCTTTGTACCACATTTTTGTTCCGTACTGTGCTTCTGTTGAACAAAAACCGTTGTTCTCACCATTCCATTATGATGTAAAACTTCAGCCCATGCAGTTCATCTCTTCAAGTCACAACCTTCTGCTTTTGGGAGCCACGCCCCCAAACAGAACAGGCAGCAACCTATATTTCTGTGTATTGCCACACACATTTATTACGCTATTTGCTTTTAAAACCTACATTCCTgtgtgatgcagggctcaaagctCGAACTCCCCCTGTGGCTGGCAAAGGGACTTTTTGACCACAAGCGGCGGATCCTTTCTGTGGACCTTCCCAAGATCTACCAGCAAGGTTGGAGGACCGTGTTCAGCGCCGATGCCAACGTGGTGGACCTCCACAAACTGGGGCCGCATTTCTATGGGTTTGGCTCCCAACTCCTGCATTTTGACAGTCCAGAGAATGCAGACATCTCCCAGTCTCTCCTGCAGGCAAGTAATTGATGTGAAAACCCTATGGCACCACACACGCCTTAGGAGCCACCAGCCTCCACCCTTACCCAGGGAAGTGTATCATGTATACGCTCAGTTTATTAGTTATTCCACAGCGGCCTACAGTTAGACTGCATTTGCcgattatatatttacttaaaaatgacTTGTCTGCAGCTCTTCATATTTGTTTGTTAAGAGTTGGGGCCACAGGAAGGCCTGGAAATAAGAGAGATGATGGTTGACTATAGGTGACAGGTACTTAAATACGCCAGCCCGGCCCAGCCCCAAGACTGGTCTGAGGGCTCCCGTCAGGAGTACATGTGTTATTTGTTCCCGTCCCTTGCTCTGGGGCTAAACCATGGGTCTGCCATGTACGAACTGCGTGACCTCTATAGGCTTTCATTTTTCACCTGTTAAATGGAGATAACAATAGTGCCAAAATTATTGCATCGTAGTGAGATTAGGTGGTGCCATTTCACAAATGGTAGCTATTACTGTTGTTTTCCACGGACAAAACAATGTTATACCCATATTACCATCCTTTACGACATAACTTTATTTTAACGTCTCATAATTAttaccttttttatgtttatttatttttgagagagacagagcctgagcggaggaggggcagagagagagggagacacagaatccgaagcaggctccaggcgctgagctgtcagcacagagaccgatgtagagcttgaacccacaaaccgtgagatcatgacctgagccaaagtcagatacttaactgactgaaccacccaggcacccccataattgttttttttttttttttgctaatattaGGAGAAGCTACCCTTTCTACCTCTTATTTTACTTCCTCATTTCTAGCTTTATAAGAACTTCAGCTGAAGACACGTTTCCTCCCTGGACTATATAGACACCCTCCATCAGGCTCAAGGGTTGTTTGGCCTTACATGTACTGGAATGGTTTTTGAtgtaaatagtaaagaaaaacatTGTTGCCATCCACTGAGATAAAGAAATCAATACATAGACTAGAGACAGTTTGAGCTTATGAAACTCTTTTGAGCAGAAAGCTAAAAATGGGGAAAGTCCATTTATTTGTCTTACAGTGTCTCCAGGACATGTCCTTGAATTGGAACAGTGCCCTTTGTTAGTGagttatatcttttctttttccatcactGCTTTCAAGTTCTATAAAGTTGCCCATCGGTAAGGTGATAACTCCATGAGGcaattgaagaaactgaggcaggggctTGTGGCTTGGTCTCAGGGCCCTGTGGTAAAATGACAACCCTCAGTCATTTGTGTCTCTATCCTGCTCTCACactgaaaaagatataaaatgcaCTCAATTAGATTAGGAGTCTTTTCTGGTCCAAACTTATCTGTGCGTGTCACAGTACATTATTGTGGCCTTTgttagtaataacaataataggtaaccctttttttttttttttttttaatttttttaatgtttttggtggggtgtggggaggggcagaaagagaggaagagagagaattccaagcaggctctgcactgtcagcgcagaacctaatgcagggctcaaattaaTGGGTAGCGCTTTTTGAGCAGATTACTCTTGCTAGCCAGTTGCTAGATGTCCTACATGTATTCCTTCATTGGCTACCATAACAACCTGTTGGATATTCATAACcgtccatttcacagatgaggaaattgaggcatggCAATGTGAAATCACTTCCTCGAGTGATAAAGTCACCTGAGAGCTCCTTCTGACTGAGTCCTAGACCAAACTTTTGCCCTTCATGACATTTAAATGTTCAGGGAAAAATGGATCTGATTTTTCTCACTCATTCCTTCTCCTTCAGACATTCATTGGACGTTTCCGCCGCATTATGGACTCCTCCCAGAACACTTACAATGAAGACACTTCAGCATTGGTAGCCAGGCTGGACGAGATGGAGAGGGGCTTATTTCAAACAGGGCAGAAAGGACTGAATGACTTTCAGTGTTGGGAGAAGGGGCAGGCTTCTCAGATCACAGCTTCCAACCTCGTTCAGAactataagaagagaaaattcacGGATATGGAAGACTGAAGGTCAGAAGAACACAGAATTGCTCCTTGTGGAGTTACTGCTCTGTGTGTCCTTGATAGAGCCTCGTTGACCTTGTAAAGGGCCATGTCATGGCTTATTTCCCACAACAGTGTCGGGAGCGGTGCCATCTGTTTGGGAAAGGACGTGGTGCAGGAAGTCCCTGGCCTGTATGGCTTATAAGACTCTCCCACCCTGCTGACCCATAGCCGGGGAGAAACCAAAGTCTTTTGTAAAATACAGTTACCACATGCATCATAATGCAATTGGAACTGGGATCCCTTGTATCCGGGAGTGTGACACCCTCCGATGTCCACTTTCGCTGCTCCAAAGGACAGGTACAAATGGGCCATCTGCCCACAAATGTTCTCTTGAACTTAACTGCTGCATCTTCCTTATGGCTGCTCCGAGGACAGCACCTCCAGGATGCTGGCCTTACTTGTGAATGTCTCCTGCGTCCTGCCTGCGAGGAGTCACCCCAATTTCCAGAAACAGTTGCcaagaataaagaaggaaaatgataagaCAGATGAATGGTAGGGCCTTTACTAAAGAGAAAGCATTGTTCTCCTCTGCAGTCAGGGCTTTGGGGACAGGGCTTCACAAAACTCTGTGGTCGGCCTGGAGGGGAAATGGTTAACCTGAGCTTGTCTTTCGCCTTGAGATCTTTAGAGCCACCCGCCCAGCAATCCATTCCTTCCCTAGAAAAGCTGTCATGGAGTCATTTGGAGCTGCATAGTAGTTATTAAAGGGTGTTAACCAAGCCGTCTTATTTTGAAAGCTGGACTTTAGGATTGCTGGTTAGGAAGAGCCCTGTTTGAGAAGCTGAACATGGCAAATGTAAGTGGCAGGAGACCTTGACCATGTTCTTCCTCTTTGGTCAATTTTGCGGCATTATGACCTAGAGGATTCCTGACCGTTTACCGAGAATGTGTTTAAGCATGTTTAAGCAAGCTCAAAACTCTTCCTGGAGATCAAGGCAGAAACCTCGGGCTGAGTAAGAAACATCGTTCCCTGGGGGACACCATCTGACGGGCAGTTGTCTCCACACCAGCTTCCCATAACGACTGAGAATGGTCTTTGTCATTAGAAATCATAGAGGGGTTTGGGTATTCAGATTGTGCAGATGTCTCGATGCAAACTTGGAATGCCAGAACAGCTTTTGAAATGCATGTTTTAAGATGGAACCGatgtttttataatttgattttggTGCTAAATAAATGACCCACTTAGCACATGAATACATTCTGTACAAGTAACTATTTCTGTAACTCGAGTACTACAGACAATCAGACAGAGCTATCAGAGAATTTTGTCTGTGATCATATTCAACAACAATGCCCAACTAAATCCGTGTTTCCGTGGCTGCTCTTTTGTTTGCATCAGACTCAAGAGTATGAGCTACATTCCCTGTAGGAACGAGATGGGTCCCAGAAAGGTAGGACCTCGTGGCGAGCACAGCATTTACATCTAGCCAGGGCCCCAGAGATGATTCATAGAGTGAGAAAAGTATATTATTCAGTTTTGGGATTCACTGTTTTCACAGATAGCTTTGTGTTTAAAGTCAGTCCTCAGGCTgctgccatttttttctcttattgggggaaaaaaaatgcacaggagCCACATGCCAGGAATATGTGGGTATGCAATGTGCAGAAttcattctgttttaaattttgaacagATTACAAGTAGCTTTTGAATCCTATTTCCAGTTACAAGTCTGCCTTCAAGCCTGTCCATTACTACCCCTGTCCCCCTGCAGTCCTCCCCAAATCAGGCTTTTGGATCACTCTTTGGTCCCTTCAAAGAGGTGAATTTTTCCAAATGAGTCAACAAACAACTCAAGTACCAAATTGCTCTTAAAATCAAGGGGGGGATACGTGTGCCCTTTCCCCTTAAGGCTCTGTTACCAGGTAACTCTGGACTTCATGACTTACAAAGACATCATCATTTTCAGGTTTCTCCCTGGGATGACCTGGGCTGTCAGAGAAGTGGGGCAAGTCTTGGTCTCCTGGGTCCGTTCCTCCTGCTCTCCTCGACCTCTGAACTTGAGACAGCCCTAGGCTCAGTCCTTGGGTCTCTCCTCGCCATTCCCACTTCGGCGGGCATCTCGTCCCATCTCaagctttaaataccatctgtgTGCTGTTGACTACCCCAAGTCTGATCTCCAGCTCAGACCCCTCCTTCCAACCATAGATTTGTATCCAGCCACCCACTTGACCTTGCTGTGTCAACATCTGACCTAACATGGCTGAAACTGAGCTAATCTGACTCAGTCTGCTCCTcctataatttttctcttctccGTTTCTGACATCATCATCCCTCCCTATTACACACAACAAAAACCTGGGTGCCTTCCTGGCCCTCCCTTACTTACCGCTTTTGGGTCTGCCTTCAAATCACCTGCAGAATCTGACCaacctcttccccacctccagtCTTGCCTGGATGGTTGTGGTTGCCTCCCTACTGCCTCCCTGcagccaccctccctgccccccatcttAAGGCTTAGCTCCACAGTAGCCAGAATGgtcttattcaaaaataaatcccaTCTTGTTCACTTGCAGCTCAAAACCCTCCAAGAAAAAAGGCCACTCCACCATCCTTTTGTTAAAAAGATCACTTAATCCCAGTGATCTGGTATACACAGATATTAGATACACacagaaataatttctaaaagacAATTCCATACCCCAAACCTAAAGAAAAGTATCTGAATTTGGAGTTCTGTTGCTAACTCAGGATATCACTATTTTGAATGAGCAAATGtgttctcttctgttccactaTCCTTCAAGAAACCCCAGGAGGGCGTTTTCATCTTTATGCTTGAAACAGTAATgcttaaatacaaatataatattttacacaTCTTAGCAAAAGCAAATAACTACACAGAGGCTGTATGTGTGTTTCTGAAAGTGGATATCTGTGTTTAAGagaaaaatctaggggcacccatgtggctcagtcagttgaggctctgacttcggctcaggtcatgatctcgtggttcgtgggtttgagccctacatctggTTCACTGCACTGAAGCTACTCTGTCAACGccgagcctgcctcagatcctctgtccccctctctgcccctctgcttgcacgagtgcgctctctctctcaatctctcaaaaataaacattaaaaaaagagacaaaaacgtATCCTTTAGTAACTTTGTTGAACAAAAGGTAGGATAGATACTTAACTCTAAGAACCTTAATTTTATAGTCCTTATCTAGTATgggtaaaataaacaaattttttatatCGGATACACacaaataatttctaaaagaCAATTCAGTACCCCATACCTAAAGAAAAGTGTCTGAATTTGGAGTTCTCTTGCTAACTCTTGATGTCACTATTTTGAATGAACAATAAACCCCCTCATCCTTAATGAATAGTGAATAAAATGGATATGCATCAAGGGTAAGCCTCGCCTACTAAGAGCAGATGATTAACAAAGGTGATAGGCCCAGCCTGCTTCTGTTTGAGCTCATTTTTGAGACACTGCTTACTTGTCTCACAGCCTCACTTAGGACACCAGCATTCCCCTTCCCAGTATGCTCTCTGGTTGCCCGTGCTGTAGTCTAAGGGAAGGTACAGAGGAGGCTGTCCCCAGAAGCCAGAGGTCTCCTTTGTGTGTCAGCTCTTCAGAGATCAGAGACAAGTCAACTAAAGGGGCATCATTTCATTAAACCCTTTTATTTGGGAGTAGTTCTAGATTTACACAACAGTCGTAAAGCTAGTATAGAAAGTTGCCCGATATCCTTCACACAGCTTTCCCCAGCATCTTACATAACCATGGTACATTTATTAAACTCTGTTAACTAAAACCATTGGTTTTCTTGAGATTTCACCAGATTTTCCATTAATGTCCTTTTCCTGTTCCAGAATGCAATTTAAAATCCTATGTTGCATTTAGGGGGCAATCATTTTTGAAAGCCAAAAAACATCAGTCTTCCCTATGTTAATTTCAGGAGTTTATcttattagaaatgtttcctTGCATTGATGTAGGTAACTGGCCCCAACTAGGGGCATGTTAGGCCCTGCCCAGGAGCAAGCTGCCAGTAAGTTCATCAAGAAGGCAGAGTATTTGCTTTTCACCTGAAAACTTCACTCCCCAATATTTGAATCTGATGGGAAAAGGCCTCTTTAGTTTTACTTACAGCTTTTAGCATTCTCTCTCTGACAGCAAGAACAGgattttctcccctttcccttctggCACATACTAgctaattttctttgtttctaaaggAGTTTAAAAGGAGCACAGCTTTATACACCAACATTATTAACAAGTGTCAGGACAGCTCTGAAAATAGTGCCTGGGAACTGCTAGTGTTTCAGAATCCATAATGGGAAGGCACAGAACCAGCTAATCCTTGCAAACCTCTCCCACCTaaggccaattaaaaaaaaaaaaaaaaaaagaaagaaagcccagAGTTTTAAGTCTGTGACATTCTCTGCTCCCGTGTCACCCTTGAGACAGTTTATTTGGTTCCTACACAATGTCAGTGACTCCCTTTGTGCAATGGAAATTCTTCCCCGgggacagtttcttttctttgggtGTAGAAAACCAAATGAGCAGCTAAGGAATATGGATTCAAATGTAACCAGGGAGACAGGtcagagcagggaggagagattTATTGAAGCGAAAGTGGCAAAGATACGTATTGATGCTTGAAGACTGGTGACAGAAACCAGGACTAAAAGTAGGCATTTGTCAGTCATCGGTTGGGAGAGATGAACGGTTGTTCCAGAGGGTGGTCTTATCTTAATGGGAACAAGAGGACTTGGCTTTGGCTCTGGagcaaaacattgaaaaaactcAAAAGACACTGTTACTCTCTAACTTAGCATTTCATGTTCACTTCTTTATCCAAGATTCCAGATAAATTGCTTttctctgagagagacagagacagtgcaagtgtgggagcggcagagagagagagggagagagaaaggatcccaagcaggatccatgctgccagcgaagagcctgacgtggggctcaaactcatgaaaccacaagttcatgatctgagctgaaaccaagagtctgacgcttataCTGAGCCGCACAGGTGCCCCCAAGACTCCAGGTAAATATTAAGTAGTGTGCCTCTTTTCAAATAACCGAGAAGTCCAGGAAAGGTTTTCTCAGGTTTTGAGCCAGCCCAGACCTTGACCAACATTTCAGAGGATGTTACGGGCTGACTGTCTACATCATTTCAAAGATTTTTAGGGGGAGCTGTCCATATAACATGATGCATCATGTTTGTGTATGGCTGGCAAGGAAAATTAAGTTCTccaatttttaaggaatttttattttaaaaaaaattttttaatgtttatctttgagagagagcaagcaagcgcaagtgggggaggggcagagagagaaagagagagagagagagagaggcacagaatccaaagcaggctccaggctcagctgtcagcatagagcccgacacggggctcaaactcatgagctgtgagatcatgacctgagccgaagtcagacactcaaccgactgagccacccaggagcccctaaggaatttttaaaagacattaataaaagttgaaaatctCACTCCATTTTGAAAGACTGCTATCTCCATAgactgttgtgatttttttttaattttttaagtttattttttgagagagacaaagacagcgcaagtggggaaggagcagagagagagagagaaagagagattgagggagagaatcccaagcaggctctgcactcaaaccatgagatcatgacttgagccaaaccaagagtgggactcttaaccaactgagccacccaggcgccccaaggcagtTGTGATTTTAAAAGGCTTTTCTGCCACTGCAAGTAAAACAAACCATAGGAAAAAATGTGTCAGgttatgtatttgtatttgtcaAGAGGACAGTGTGTAGCTGAGTTAAATAGAGATGACTGTATTGCCTTGCTTAATTACAGCTGAAGCATACCCCCCTCCTTTGATGTCATCCACGAGCTGTGTGACAAGGTTCTGTGGGGACTTGCACCAGGACAGATCTCTCAGGAAAGAGGCTATGTCTTCAGGCTCCAGAGATGATCATTAACTTGGGGaagccaaaaaaaagagaactaatgTAGGGGTGACTTGTTGATAGTATTCTCCTTGAGACCCCTTTCTTTAGTGGGATTCCATCCGtttctttctagaaatgtaaTGGTTGGTAGATGGCTGCCTGATGACCCACTCATCCTCTGACTTGGACCAAAGTGCAGGAAGGCGCGGGCTAAACAGTTCTCACAgtcctgggggtggtgggggaggtgggtCTTTCCTCctgctccggggggggggggcctctccTGGTCTTTTACCAGTCTCCAACCTCCAGTCTGGTTTTGTGCCCAGAATTTGTTTTGGAGGCCTCAAAGGCAGTGACACATCCGCTTTCTCCAAATTCTTTCCCAAATAGTAGGTGATGGAATAATGGAGTGTTTCCTATCAGATCTCCCTAAACTAGTAGCTGCGATGCAGTAGCTTACAGCTGAAGGGGCCCATGAGGACCAACTAGTAACTAGTACAGGCTGTAAaaaatacttctgtttttttgtttgtttgtttaagtagtctccgtgctcaatgtggggctccatctcacaaccctgagatcaagagtcacatgctttattgactgagccagccaggtgtccctgtaaaaaaatactttttatttatttattttttaacttatttatttttgagagacagcacagcaGGGGAGATGCAAAGAGATGGGGGGGAGCAGAGGATGCCAAGTGGGTTCCGCCTGACAGCAGAcggtccaatgcagggctcgaactcacgaactgtgagatcatgacctgagccagagtcctttgctcaaccagctgagccacccaggcaccccagaaatgctTTTTATCATGTTATATTcacatgtaaatacatataaaagaatatatgtgcCCTTTCTTTAGATTATGAAGTATTACAACATGAACACCTATGAACGTCCACTCATTTAAGGTCTAGACCATAATCAATGCTTCTAGGTTTCTCCTGCATGGAGGAGTGACCACCCCAGAGTAACCACTATCCTGGAATTTGTGTTTACTACCCCCTCGCTGTATATATCTAGTGAATATagtattttggtttggttttgaacTTTGTAAAATACCATGCTGCATGTATCTTGCCTCTTTTATTCAGTTTATGTTTGAATTTTCAACCACACT
This window contains:
- the GINS3 gene encoding DNA replication complex GINS protein PSF3, whose product is MSEAYFRVESGALGPEENFLSLDDILMSHEKLPVRTETPMPRLGAFFLERSGGAETDHTIPQGSKLELPLWLAKGLFDHKRRILSVDLPKIYQQGWRTVFSADANVVDLHKLGPHFYGFGSQLLHFDSPENADISQSLLQTFIGRFRRIMDSSQNTYNEDTSALVARLDEMERGLFQTGQKGLNDFQCWEKGQASQITASNLVQNYKKRKFTDMED